Genomic DNA from Macadamia integrifolia cultivar HAES 741 chromosome 6, SCU_Mint_v3, whole genome shotgun sequence:
TGTCTATAGTTAATATTATGTGAAAAGATGCATGATTAAATAAAATTAGATTaaatttatcaatttttgataATTGGTTTTGGTTATAAATTATGAGAAAATAAGTTTCTAATGAGTTTCAGACTATCatcggttttggttttcatGTTTAGTTCTAACTGGCTtaggttcgattttgattcagTTTCAAAATACTCTAATTCGAAGCCCATCCAATAAGGGATTGATTAGGTTAGATTATTTCCGGCTGATTCAGCCGGTTGCAATGATTCGTTTGCCTTATTTCACCCATTAGAAGAACCTTTAAATTTCAGTTGTTGAGAGGGATTAATTTCTTTTCCCTCGCTCTCCAAGGATAATACCAAGGAAAATGAAATCGTTAAAATGACTTGGGTCTAAACATGAACAACTAGACGTGATTGTCCGACCATGATCAAGCATCAGTCTTAATGAACCTGAATGATCAATTATGCAAAATATGGATTTACGAACATTTTCATTCAACCCAATTGTATGATCATTAATATTCTAAAATCTTTTTAATTAAATGTGAGAGTTAAAACTAGAAGTTCAATCCCCACACCTACAATGATTGGAAACAACATAAAGTGATTATCTACATTCCATCCCCTGGAGAATGTcacaatgataagaccaccccctctgttttaccaaattattctcagaccccctacTATCAGTTACAGTTAAGGAATATGccatatatgctgatgtcaactggtgtattttttttaaaataccaaaatataaAAGGTAAAATTACCTGATATACCCTTCTTTTAACCCCTAACCCTCATCACATACCCTTCTTCCCCAAACCGTGAAGAGCAATGCCGGCGACATCGTCGCCTCATTCCCATAGCCAAGGTCCAAATTCGTCGAGGCGATCAAAGCTGCTACCCAATTGAGCAGTAAGAGGTTTCACTACATATTCTCACTTGGTCCATAGATTTAGATCACAAATACCTCATTCTCTTGGTTATGTTGGAAATATACACATAATGGTTCATAGATTTAGAACCTTGAAACTTTTTTCTCCAATcctgtaatttttatttttgcattctTTACCTGATAGGAAAATCAAAATGGAAGCAAGAGAGCAACATAAAGTCAGTTTAATTGTTCTGCTAATTCAATGTATTTACTTTTGAATCACCCCTAGAGAACACTCAGAAACGGATTTCTTAACTATCAATCAATTGGTGGCCATGGCTGTGAGGAAACCACCCTTCTAGCTCCTGAAAATCAATGTGATATTGGTGCAAGACCTAGCTCCTCTGTCCAGTAAAATGCGCACCTATGCGGTCGCCTAGGTTAACCAAACACGCAAGCTCTCCACCAGCGTCGACTCTCGTGGTCACATCGACCCAACCTAGAATGATAAGTTTGTGTACCGTGTCGACAGCTAGTTTCTCCAATCTGACACCTCTGCCGTCATGATCGAAATCTGTGCCCTCTGCTGCTTCTGCGACGTTTGCATTGGAACACTGAGTCCTTGTCGGCAACCTCATCCCAAACAACGTCGCAACTGTGGATCCACCCTCCACGGTATGCGATTCGTAGACCTCCAGATCCGACATCCCTCAGGTCGTCCACAGGGCATCCTCAACATTTGTGTCGCAGTCCTCGACAGTTCATTGCGAAGTATGCCACtctacaccattgccaattctgCCGTCGGATACCGTGACCTAAGGGGGGAAGAAGTCCACACCCCCGACCACTATAATCACCCACCTCCCAAGATCCAACTACATCGCACTAGAAGCGATGTCTCCGGGATGCTAAAAAATAAGGATATCACGTCGCTAACGGAGCCCACCCATCTAATACATCCCTCAGGCCACCAtaaccactgccaccaccactgccactgccactgccattgccaccgccaccaccaacACCAGAAGGAAACGAGAGACACTACCATGCACCTAGTGTGCTTGCAAGAGGATAATTGAGTTGTGAGTAGCTTTGCATTTGGTCATGTGTTAATCAAAAGGGTAAATTCATCATTTCAATTCCTCACTTAACAATGACTAACGGCagggggtctgagaataattttGTGAAATAGAATGAGTGGTCTTATTATTGTGgtattctccaaggggtgggaggtaaatttccctttattttattgcCAGAAGAAGATACAAACTATCAAAGCTCTAAAAAGACTACAAAGGCCATTGAATTTAATGcttagaaaagagagagaattaaaagGCTCACTTCAGATAACGGGTAAGGAGCTTGCGAAGGATAGTCTTCAGCGACTACTGGGGCATAAGATCCAATGAAGATGTCGCCATAAATAAACCCGGCCAAACCACCCCCAACAAGTGGGCCAACCCAATAAATCCAGTTACCAGCAAAGTCACCACTGACAACAGCTGGTCCAAATGAACGAGCCGGGTTCATTGAACCACCACTGAATGGACCAGCAGCCAAGATGTTCGCACCAACGATGAACCCAATTGCGATCGGAGCAATTGTTCCAAGTGATCCCTTCTTGGGGTCAGCTGCGGTGGCGTAGACGGTGAAAACCAATGCGAAGGTTATGACAATCTCCATCACGATGCCTCCGAAGGCTGACATGCCGGAAGCAACACCATGGGTTGGTACGGACTGCAAAAAACCAGGATGAAAGAACCGGTGTCAGATAAACCTGGTTCACTGATTAGAACTAATATTCTGTGAATTTGGATTCTCATCCTCCCCCTTGTTTACACCAAGCATTAATTCAATATTTAATGTCTAGTACACTCTGTCAGGGCTTATTCTATTCTAAGTCATTGATTGGATATAAGGAGGGATAAGTGTCAGCATAACCCATTAACCCTAATATTATCCACGTAGTTACACAAATTATATGGCATCATTAACTTATCAACTACTAATATTGATGACGTCctcttttgttattattattttttatttgttaacaACGGCTTGACTAGTCCTTGGAACAAAAATTAATTCCATAATCACATGGATTTGATCATACCGTGGTTAGTGAAAATCATTTAACTTTCAGTGAAAGTAGTGAAAATCACTAAATACACCTTGCTTACTGAGGTGAAAGTTCATTGCCAACTCTGCTACCTCTTTAGGGTTTATTTCCTCTTATATTATCAATTATGTAACTATTATATTTCAATATTAAGGGCAAAAGAGATGATTCCTCATTGCACTAGTGGAGTGGGGAGGGATGAGTTGAGGAGGGGAAGGGTGAAGTCTCACAACACACTGGTACCCCCAATGGTGGCACATGAAAAGTAACATCCACATAGATCTCACATGATCATGAAATTGagagaaactaaaaaaagaaaaaaaaaattcgagaaGGCATATAGTACATTTGTTGCGTGGGGTAAATACATGCATCTTAAAAATGATAACAAATAAACAAACTTGACTCTGATATCATGTTAAATATA
This window encodes:
- the LOC122082787 gene encoding probable aquaporin TIP2-2 isoform X1 produces the protein MVKLAFGYFGDSFSVSSLKAYLAEFIATLLFVFAGVGSAISYSDLTSDAALDPAGLVAIAIAHAFALFVGVSIAANISGGHLNPAVNFGLAVGGNITILTGIFYWVAQLLGSIAACLLLQFVTNAKSVPTHGVASGMSAFGGIVMEIVITFALVFTVYATAADPKKGSLGTIAPIAIGFIVGANILAAGPFSGGSMNPARSFGPAVVSGDFAGNWIYWVGPLVGGGLAGFIYGDIFIGSYAPVVAEDYPSQAPYPLSEVSLLILSLF
- the LOC122082787 gene encoding probable aquaporin TIP2-2 isoform X2 — encoded protein: MVKLAFGYFGDSFSVSSLKAYLAEFIATLLFVFAGVGSAISYSDLTSDAALDPAGLVAIAIAHAFALFVGVSIAANISGGHLNPAVNFGLAVGGNITILTGIFYWVAQLLGSIAACLLLQFVTNAKSVPTHGVASGMSAFGGIVMEIVITFALVFTVYATAADPKKGSLGTIAPIAIGFIVGANILAAGPFSGGSMNPARSFGPAVVSGDFAGNWIYWVGPLVGGGLAGFIYGDIFIGSYAPVVAEDYPSQAPYPLSE